The Helicobacter fennelliae nucleotide sequence TAGATAGGAATCTTGCCTTGTTGTAGATTTTTGGTTTTTTGCCCATCGACATCAAGGCATATTACATTATTTCCCATTTGCGCGAAGCACGCTCCTGCCACAAGCCCCACATATCCACTCCCAATAATCGCTACTTTCAATGTCTATCCTTTTTATCAAAATACACACATAAACGCGCCAAATAAACACGTCACGCAAAATAAACGCTTATTGTAGCATAAAAGCACTGAAAGTTATTGAGTTGATTTTATAAAACCTTTGCTATAATGGCAGATTCCAAAATAAAACTAAGATATAGGCAGATGAAAGACACAATCAAAATCCATATTGTTGATGGTTGCCCAGAATACATTATGCACAAATTACAAACTCTCTACAAAGTAGAAATCAATACAGAAAATCCAGATTTTATTTTTTATAGCGTATTTGGCACAGAACATCTGAAGTATGATTGCGTGAGGATATTTTATACAGGCGAAAATCTAAGAGCGGATTTTAATTTTTGTGATTATGCCATCACTTTTGATTATCTTATATTTGAAGATAGGCATTTGCGCTATCCACTTTATTTGTTTTATGCAAGCTTTAGAGACATCGCCAAACGCGAAGAAATCAATAATAATTTATCCAAAACACAAGAATCCATACAAATCTCTGACACCCACAAGCTAGACACCTCTGCTCCTCACACTATGAATGCCAAAGCGCGCAAATATAACCTCAACCAAAAACTTGCCAAACGAAAATTTTGTTCATTTGTCGTAAGCAATGGCAAAGCACACAGCATTAGAGAGGAATTTTTCAAAAGCTTAAGCGCATACAAAAAAGTAGATTCTGGTGGAAAATACAAAAACAACATCGGTGGCACACCCATAGCCGATAAATTGGCATTTTTGAGCGAATATAAATTCAACATTGCTTTTGAAAATTCTTCTACAAATGGATATTTAACCGAAAAACTCTTTGACGCAAAAGCTGCTCATAGCATTCCTATTTATTGGGGCGATCCTACACTCAAAAATGCTATAAATTCGATCCCTCCCCCCGACAACAACATAATTTGGGAATCATATAAAAACCTTGAGCCACAACTCAACAAAAAAGCATTTATTAATATTTCAGATTTTAATTCCATACAAGAAGCCATAGATTTTATTATATTTTTAGATTCTAACGATAGCGCATATATGGATATGTTAAACGAGCCACTTTTGCTTGATACAAATTATGCGACATACTTTGATAGCAAGCTAGAGGCATTTTTTGCGCATATTTTTTCGCAGCCAAAGCAAAGCGCATATAGACGAGGATTTGGACAATGGAGACTCAATATCGAACGCAGATATAAAAAAGCACAAAAAGTAAGAACAATAGCAAATAACCTAATTTATCCATTCAAATCAAGCATTAAAACAATAAGCAATCTTTCAAAAACACTCAAAGCCAAATTTAGATTCTGCTTTAAATCCTAAATCTGCTACAATACCCCAATCAAATCCCAAAAATCATCACAAAAGAGGACAAATGACAATAAGTATTTTATGCGGAGGCTCTGGCACAAGGCTTTTTCCACTCTCTCGCGAGCTTATGCCAAAGCAGTTTGCTAGCCTCCTACCACAAAGCACAAATTCTCAAACCAAATCGCTTTTTCAAGAAACGCTCTTGCGAAATATTGATGCTTTGCGATCCCTAGATTCTCTAGATTCTGCCTCAATCCAAGTCATCACCAACGAGTCGCTGTATTTTCTTGCCAAAGATCAAGCCAAAGAAATAAACATACATATCGATAGCTTTATCTGTGAATCCTATGGCAAAAATACCGCTCCAGCACTTGCTTTTAGCGCGCTGTATGCCTCCAAATACGCCACAAACAAAGAAAATGAGATTATCCTAGCACTACCTAGCGATCATCTGATAAATTCTCATCATTACAAAGAATGCCTAGAGCAAGCATTTGCCCTTGCTATGCAGGACAAAATCGTAACTTTTGGCATTGTCCCTACTTTCGCACACACAGGA carries:
- a CDS encoding glycosyltransferase family 10 domain-containing protein, whose protein sequence is MKDTIKIHIVDGCPEYIMHKLQTLYKVEINTENPDFIFYSVFGTEHLKYDCVRIFYTGENLRADFNFCDYAITFDYLIFEDRHLRYPLYLFYASFRDIAKREEINNNLSKTQESIQISDTHKLDTSAPHTMNAKARKYNLNQKLAKRKFCSFVVSNGKAHSIREEFFKSLSAYKKVDSGGKYKNNIGGTPIADKLAFLSEYKFNIAFENSSTNGYLTEKLFDAKAAHSIPIYWGDPTLKNAINSIPPPDNNIIWESYKNLEPQLNKKAFINISDFNSIQEAIDFIIFLDSNDSAYMDMLNEPLLLDTNYATYFDSKLEAFFAHIFSQPKQSAYRRGFGQWRLNIERRYKKAQKVRTIANNLIYPFKSSIKTISNLSKTLKAKFRFCFKS